From Mucilaginibacter gotjawali:
AAACCGTAACTTTTGGATCATCCCTGTACATACGCCGGCATTTTGGAGGTTTCTTTAATGTTGAGGAAAAGCATTAATTCGAAAAATATAACTACTGACAGTTGCTCAAACCAGTAATCAATGGAAAACACCGCCAGCATCAATATTATTAGTGGTATACCGTAGGTAAGCTTTTTATAATGCCGGGCGAAAAACCAAACGTAAAAAACCAAAAAGGCAGCAACCCCAAGCAATCCATATTCGGCCAATAGCTGGTCATAAACGGAGTACGGACTGTTGGTTAATGAATGAAAACCTGTGCGCTTACTAAAATAGTTAAGGTAAACGTCAAGGTGGTTTAACAGGAAATCCTTGCTGATATATATGTATTTTACAGGATAGCCACCGGCAAAACCAAGCCCTGTGGCTTTAAAAGCAAGCTTTGACGAAAAATTTCCGACGCCATCTCCTGCTATTATTTTAGCGGGGTGATTCTCCAAAAACTTTATTGTTTGCAGCTGGCTGATAACCTTTCCCGGCGGACCAGGGATAAAATCACTTCTGGCAGAAAGCGGCAGATCTGTCTTATGCGAATCAATAAACGACAGCAATGTTCGTTGTTCCGGGGTTGTATCTGTTGGCGTTTGGTAGGGTGGTGTGTTAATATCAGGGACTGCTATAAATACCCTTCCATTATTTGTTTTTGGGATATTGAGTGTGGGTGTTTGTGCCGCTATTTCTTTTTTGCCGGGGGACTGTCTTATGCTATCTAAATACTGTGCCGCTATTTTTCTTCTTGTTTCTTCAATAGTCGGCACAATAACCTGCGTTTTAGCAGTAGCGGCAGGGATAGGTTTTTGGGGGTGAATAATATTTGCTATGGTTGCATCAGCATACTTATTGTTTTGCGGCGAAATTTTCGCCATAAAAACAATAAGGAACATTAAACATATAACAATGATACTCTTTTGATCTTTATTGCTTTTGAAGATGAATAAAAAGGCGAGTATGGCTAAGAGTGTGATATTGGTGAAGTTACTGCCTGTTAAAAGCAAAACGGCCATGCAAACGAGTACCATTAACGGTTTTTTTCTCTCTAGAAAATAAATTACCCCAAAGGCATTTAACACCGCATTTGTTGTAGAAATATCAAAACTCAATCCCCTGATGTAATCCCCGGTACCGATAAAATATTTCTGGTATTCACCCTGGTAAGTATAGGGGTTTATGGTGCCGGCCTGCCACATAATTAGCCCGATGTTATAAAATGAACATATCGCATTGATCACAAAAAAAACAAGAATGGTTTGGTGGATGGTTTCCGCATCATTGTTTTCAACTGATAATTTTACCTGGTGAACAGCAAGCAGGCATATCCCCCAAAATATGATCCCGGTAAAAAAAAGCATCAGGTATGCCGGTTCAGCAATACGATGGTTCACCAACAGGCCGATAAAGGCTACGCCAATGATTAACAGGTAAAAAAGCGGTAGTCTTGAATTTTTAAAGCCGAAGCCAAACCTGAAATTAAACTGCAGCAAATAGATAATAATGATAGCCGGGATTTTTACAGCCAGCTTTACATTTATAAAAAGGATTAAAAAAAGCAGCAGCTTCCAGTCTATGGTGCTTAGCAGCTTTTTAAAAAAATTTATGCTGATATTCATCCGTTTCCTAACAATATAATCCTGTGGTTATGTTATAAAGATTACGGCCCGAAAATGGAAAGGGTTGCCTGTGAAATAGTTAAAAATGGCTTTTTTATCCGTTAAATAAATGTTTCAATGATTTAGCGTCCCGCAACTTTAGTTGTTTTGTTAAGAAAAGTAAAAGGAAATAAATAAATATAGCCGTGGGCAGGATGAGCCGGTGATCTGAAAACAGCGCCCGGGATAAAAAGCCGCTTACCAGGGCACAAATGGTACAAGGTATCAAAGGCAACCAAACGGTTTTAAGTCCGGCAATTGTGCCCTGTTTTAAATAATAAATAGTTTGAACAACACAGGCTGCCAGGAAGGCAAAAGCCGCACCTTCATTTTTAAAAAATGGGATCAATAAAATATCGCCCAATACGTTTACTAAAAAAGTAACGATAAACGAGGTTAAAATCATTTTTAACCTTCCCTGTGCAAAATAAGCCGTCCATAAAAAGTTATTCAGGTAAAGTACAGGAAGACACAGGGATAAAATGAATATCGTTTTTATATTGATCAGCCCGTATTTACCGGATGTAATCCGGTCAATAACCGGGCTCCAGCATAAGTTCAGCAGCAATCCGGTAAATGCCGCTACCACCATTTCTATCCTAACCAAAAAAATTAACTCCGCGGCCCTGATATCCGTATTTCGAAATAATTTGGTAAACCGGGGGATAAGCAACGGGGCAATGGCCAATAATGGCAGCGTAGATATTTCAAAGATTTTATAGGCAAAACTATATTCGGCCAGTTTTACCGCAGACACTATAAAACCGATAAAGATCCAATCAAACCGGGCCAGCGCCGAGGTAATTAATACCACACCTGTTTGCGGTAACGATTCAAGCAACAGGTTCTTATACGCCGCGCCATTCCAACTGAAAGCTACCGGAATATTTGTGGTTCGATAGAATAAAAAAATGCAAAACAACAGCTCTGTAACGTCCCCGCTAATAAATATCAGGATAACAAAATAAAGGCTCAAATGATGTAAAACGGCAAGGATGATAAGCCCCGAACACCTTATAAGGTTGGAAATTACCGACATATAAGCCATCAAGCTGAATCGTTCCATTCCGTTTGCTGCCTGTTTAAACGGCGTTGAAAGGAAGATCATCAGTTTACCTATACCTATAAGCAATAATAAACTGTATACCTCATTCCGGTTATGAAAAAAAAGAGCGCCGGCAATTAGCAATCCATAAAAAATAAACCCCGAAATAAGTACGTGCACCAGGTAAATTGAAAGAACAGATGAGGCATTGCTTCCCCCTGCTATCTTTTTAATCACCATTTGGTCCATGCCAAATGACAATATATTAAATACAGAAAGCAGGATAGCTAAAACAAGATTGATTTGGCCGAAACTATTTTTATCGAGCCCGGTTGAAAGCTCATAAAATATGCCCAGGCCTAAAAATTGGTTAACAATAAGTTGAACAGCATTTACCGAAAGATTTTGGATCAGCCCGTTTTTCATAGCCTGCTATTCATCAACCACGATTGATCTTTAATAGGATTTTGATTAAATATAATGAATTGAATTAGTATTCTACGGCATACCTGTCTTTCACGGCTTGTCTTTTCTGATCAAGATTTTCAAGCTGACTAAGGTAAACGTATTTTCGCCGGGTGTTCCTCAGGGTAGCCTTGGCTATCTCCCAACCTTCCTTACCATCCAAAAACCCGAGATAACAGATGTAGTTTTTAATAAATCCGAATGCCGGCGAAATATATAGTTTAACCAGGTTTGCCTTTTTTCCGTTATTAAAATATTTTTTTGCGCTGAGTTTTGCATAAAACTTTCCCTTTATATCGTATTCAGCGGCATCCTTTACCGAATAGTGGTGTATATATCCAACCGTTTTTTTAATGGCGATGGTTTGCGGCATTACCAGCGTTTCGTGAACTACGGTTTCCGACCATTTAACCAGCGTGCGGTTAAACAGCCGGATATGATGATCGCGGCCCCAACTGCCATACCTGATGGCTTTTTTTCCGAAATACGATCTGAACTTTATATCATAAACAGTGCAGGGGTCGCTGAAATTTAATTGGTGCAAAGAAATTGCCAGTTCCACATCCGGCATTTCATCCGCGTCAATACTCAAAATCCAGTCGTATTTGGCAAGGGCAATCCCTTTATTTTTATTTGCACCATACCCGTCCCAGGTTTTTTTAAATATCCTGCATCCATACGTGCCTGCTATTTCCGGCGTACCATCGATACTGTCATTATCAACCACCACAATATCGTCCGAGATCAGCCTGCATTTTTCAATACACGCAGCTATCGTAGCAGCCTCATTTTTTGTAATTATTACGATTGAAACCGGAACCATCAATTGCTCATTTTATGGGTTGTGATTAACCTGTGTTTATACATATACCGCCCGGCTGTTCAAAATGGTTGCCTGGTGATTCAAATTTTTTGCTCACCCGCTGCAATATAGCGCCATGGATATTTTAGCAGACAAAATATATAATTGACAATCAGTATATTACCAAAACCGGCTGATGTTCAGGCAACCTTTGGGCACTGGCAATCGTGATGTAGAAGGATAAGGAAATTTATTACAAAGCGAGTAGTTAAACAACTTAATGAGCGAAGAAGAGCTACATAAACTTATCGGGGGCTGTATTAAACAGGATAGAAAATGTCAGAAAATGCTTTATAAAGCATTTTACGGATTTTCTATGGGCATCTGCCTGCGTTATGCCGGAAACCGGGACGAGGCTGCTGAAGTAATGAACCAGGGCTTTTTTAAGGTGTTTACGCATATGGAGAGCTACGATGTTTCCCGGCCATTTAAAGCCTGGCTCGGCAAGATCATGAGAAATGTTTCCATTGATTTTTACAGGTCGAATTTAAAAACGGCTTATACCGAGGACCTGGATATGGCGGAACATGTTACCGACGGAGAACTTGTTGACAGGAACCTGCATTATAACGACCTGTTAGCGATGGTTCAAAGGCTACCACAGGCCTACCGTACAGTATTCAACCTGTTTGCTATCGACGGGTATTCGCACGAAGAGATCGGCGAGATGCTGAATATAAATGCCGGCACATCAAAATCAAATTTGCATAAAGCCAGGCAAAAACTTAAACAAATGATATTGGAGGCCGATGTATCGGCCCAAAGTGCCAGATACAATAACGGCGTTGATTACAATACCTCGTATGTAGCTATTAATGCTGTAAACATGAATGGGGTATTTATAAATAAAGGTATTAGAGAATGAACAAAGAGAACAATGAAGGGTTAGATGATCTTTTCAAAAAGAAGCTGGAGGATCCTGTTTACCAGGCCGGTTTCCGGGAGGAAGATTGGGGTGCCCTTGAAAAAATGCTGGAACGGCATAAAAAACCACGGGGTATTGTTTACTGGCTGCCTGTAGTAAGTGGCTTAGCCGCCTTATTGCTGGTGGTTTTTGGCTGGTGGTTTTTTAAGGGGGCAACTCATCAGCATAATTCGCAAAAAATGCATTTGACTGCTATAAATCATCCACAAAAAAATTCCGGTAAAAACGGCGGGCCTGCCCGGCAAACAGCAACCCATTCCATCAACACAACACCTGCGCCTGTTACCTATGCCGGCAATTTAAAACCTGGTAAAAACAGTGCAGGAAGTAAAATATTTTTAACATCTGCCGACGGCGCCCGCCGTACCGCCGGCCAGGGTATAACAGTTAATGACACATTGGTCAACCGGTCTGGCGAAATGCTGGTATCGAAAGCACCTGTGCCACAATTTGCAAACGAGCAGCTGGCTATACAAACATTACCCGTAATTGATTTATCGAAAAGAAATTCTGCTAATGCTGCCATTACATCCCCTGATAAAAAAAGCATCAAAAAGATAAATACAAAACGCGCTTTTATACCGCAATACGCGCTTACTGTTTTGGCTGCGCCTGATATAAACGGAGTTGGCTCTTTTCAGCAAAGTAAAGTGGGCACCAATATTGGCTTGCAGTTTTCGGCTGAGGTAACAAAAAAATTAACCATAACTACGGGTGCAGTTTACTCAGTTAAACCCTATATCACCGGCTTTGACAACTACCATACCCTGTATCATTTCAAGGCCGACCCTATAAATGTTACGGCTGATTGCCGCATGCTTGATATACCTATTAACTTAGGCTACCAGGTATTTAACAAACGTCAAAATAGAATAACCATCGGCACCGGTCTTTCGTCCTATATTATGGTGCACGAGAGTTATAAGTTTAATTATGCGAATACATATATAACCGGCCCGTCAAGTTATACAGTGCCCAATAGCAATAAATATTTTTTCGGAGTGCTTAATCTGAACGCCACCTACCAGCGCCAGCTGAACCAAAAAGTTGGATTGACGATACAGCCCTACGTAAAACTTCCCCTTGCAAACATTGGGTATAGCCAGGTACGGCTGCAAACAACTGGAGTGGCCATCGGGCTTAGCTGGAACTTAAATTCG
This genomic window contains:
- a CDS encoding oligosaccharide flippase family protein; the protein is MKNGLIQNLSVNAVQLIVNQFLGLGIFYELSTGLDKNSFGQINLVLAILLSVFNILSFGMDQMVIKKIAGGSNASSVLSIYLVHVLISGFIFYGLLIAGALFFHNRNEVYSLLLLIGIGKLMIFLSTPFKQAANGMERFSLMAYMSVISNLIRCSGLIILAVLHHLSLYFVILIFISGDVTELLFCIFLFYRTTNIPVAFSWNGAAYKNLLLESLPQTGVVLITSALARFDWIFIGFIVSAVKLAEYSFAYKIFEISTLPLLAIAPLLIPRFTKLFRNTDIRAAELIFLVRIEMVVAAFTGLLLNLCWSPVIDRITSGKYGLINIKTIFILSLCLPVLYLNNFLWTAYFAQGRLKMILTSFIVTFLVNVLGDILLIPFFKNEGAAFAFLAACVVQTIYYLKQGTIAGLKTVWLPLIPCTICALVSGFLSRALFSDHRLILPTAIFIYFLLLFLTKQLKLRDAKSLKHLFNG
- a CDS encoding glycosyltransferase family 2 protein, whose translation is MVPVSIVIITKNEAATIAACIEKCRLISDDIVVVDNDSIDGTPEIAGTYGCRIFKKTWDGYGANKNKGIALAKYDWILSIDADEMPDVELAISLHQLNFSDPCTVYDIKFRSYFGKKAIRYGSWGRDHHIRLFNRTLVKWSETVVHETLVMPQTIAIKKTVGYIHHYSVKDAAEYDIKGKFYAKLSAKKYFNNGKKANLVKLYISPAFGFIKNYICYLGFLDGKEGWEIAKATLRNTRRKYVYLSQLENLDQKRQAVKDRYAVEY
- a CDS encoding RNA polymerase sigma factor; amino-acid sequence: MSEEELHKLIGGCIKQDRKCQKMLYKAFYGFSMGICLRYAGNRDEAAEVMNQGFFKVFTHMESYDVSRPFKAWLGKIMRNVSIDFYRSNLKTAYTEDLDMAEHVTDGELVDRNLHYNDLLAMVQRLPQAYRTVFNLFAIDGYSHEEIGEMLNINAGTSKSNLHKARQKLKQMILEADVSAQSARYNNGVDYNTSYVAINAVNMNGVFINKGIRE